One Pectobacterium polaris DNA window includes the following coding sequences:
- a CDS encoding PLP-dependent cysteine synthase family protein, translating into MILNKVTDLIGNTPVIQIPVPYGDTRLFLKVEKNNPGGSMKDRMARNMIVAGLKSGKIRPGGTIVESSSGNTGIGLALASIEYGLRFIAVVDHHAAQDKIAIMRALGAEIRYVSGDYGEDEVAVVERQRMAAQLAQEIPGAVFMNQSDNAANAGGYADFVRELFSQIGKIDAFVGCVGTGGSMTGISHGLKVHNPDITTIAVEPVGSIVFGHPGKPYYQSGTGTPAGDTVGLVLDYSCIDCGEQVSDTQAFETARYIARHYGLLVGGSTGGVIYKALELIYQDRIGGNVVLAIADGGEKYLHTVFNEEWLAARNLIDSGVWHDLDRWLGNAISLEQAS; encoded by the coding sequence ATGATCCTGAATAAAGTAACTGATTTGATTGGTAATACGCCCGTTATACAAATCCCGGTTCCCTATGGGGATACGCGTTTATTTTTAAAAGTGGAGAAGAACAACCCCGGCGGCAGCATGAAGGATCGCATGGCGCGAAATATGATTGTCGCCGGGCTGAAGTCAGGCAAAATCCGCCCCGGCGGCACCATTGTCGAGTCGTCATCGGGGAATACCGGTATCGGGCTGGCGCTAGCGTCGATTGAATACGGCCTGCGCTTTATCGCCGTGGTCGATCACCACGCGGCACAGGACAAAATTGCCATCATGCGCGCGCTCGGCGCGGAAATTCGCTATGTCTCCGGCGACTACGGCGAAGATGAGGTGGCGGTGGTGGAACGCCAGCGTATGGCGGCACAGCTGGCGCAGGAAATACCCGGCGCGGTGTTTATGAACCAGTCGGACAACGCGGCGAATGCGGGCGGCTATGCCGATTTTGTCCGCGAGCTGTTCAGCCAGATTGGCAAGATCGACGCGTTTGTTGGCTGCGTGGGCACCGGCGGATCGATGACCGGTATTTCGCACGGTCTGAAAGTCCATAACCCAGATATCACGACCATTGCCGTTGAACCGGTGGGCTCTATCGTCTTTGGCCACCCCGGCAAGCCTTACTATCAGTCCGGCACGGGGACACCAGCGGGGGATACCGTAGGGCTGGTGCTGGATTACAGCTGCATCGACTGTGGCGAGCAGGTTTCGGATACGCAGGCATTTGAAACGGCACGCTATATCGCACGGCACTACGGTCTGCTGGTCGGCGGCTCGACGGGCGGGGTGATCTATAAGGCACTGGAGCTGATCTATCAGGATCGTATCGGCGGCAACGTTGTGCTGGCGATTGCCGACGGCGGGGAGAAATACCTGCACACGGTGTTTAACGAAGAGTGGCTGGCGGCGCGTAACCTGATAGATAGCGGCGTGTGGCACGATCTGGATCGCTGGCTGGGTAACGCGATCTCTCTGGAGCAGGCAAGCTAA
- a CDS encoding methyl-accepting chemotaxis protein, with product MNMLNRIKLGKMLGMGFSLVIIISLMVAFFGRLQLVGLGNDINRLSGTTLANMLLIQEVKAGFDANARLIRNMALSTDPAQIKQEKQFVDEQIARNTANLKKLGQQLDTEGTSALLKQFQDTRPPYLAAFLKAMELVQSTDPQQRLQGNAIILNEMQTAQNALFKVLDAMMASQQQDTNEIVSGAQQDAQSGSVIMLILALAAAVMAAAVAWLITRTLKNQLGGEPLYATHVARQVADGDLAVDIDIKPNDHSSLLATMRHMSHNLGDIVEQVRQSSEAIASGSSQIAAGSENLSQRTEEQAASLQQTAASMEQMSQAIRQNAHTVRSATQLASQASETATKGGDAISDMVITMKEISTSSHKIRDIISVIDGIAFQTNILALNAAVEAARAGEQGRGFAVVAGEVRSLAQRSASAAKEIAVLINTSVEKVEAGNRLVEDTGSTIDELVRQARSVADLISEIGTTTQEQESGISQIHDAVNQLDQVTQQNATLVEESANAATSLREQSSHLVTLMNHFHLRGTPTVRPAPMAKKAQPTRLALAPVGNAQDNWEKF from the coding sequence ATGAATATGCTGAACAGAATCAAACTCGGCAAGATGCTGGGTATGGGATTTTCTCTGGTTATTATCATCAGCCTGATGGTGGCATTCTTCGGACGACTCCAACTGGTTGGGCTGGGTAACGACATCAACCGGCTTTCCGGCACCACGTTGGCGAATATGTTATTGATTCAGGAAGTTAAAGCCGGCTTTGACGCCAATGCTCGCCTGATCCGTAACATGGCACTCAGCACCGACCCTGCACAAATCAAGCAGGAAAAGCAGTTCGTCGACGAGCAAATTGCCCGCAATACCGCCAACCTGAAAAAGCTGGGGCAACAGCTCGATACCGAAGGCACCAGCGCGCTGCTGAAACAGTTTCAGGACACCCGTCCGCCCTACCTTGCCGCCTTTTTGAAAGCGATGGAGCTGGTGCAATCCACCGATCCACAGCAGCGTCTGCAGGGTAACGCCATTATTCTCAATGAGATGCAGACGGCACAAAACGCACTGTTCAAAGTGCTGGACGCGATGATGGCCTCGCAGCAGCAGGATACCAACGAGATTGTCAGCGGTGCACAGCAGGATGCACAGTCCGGCAGCGTTATCATGCTGATTCTCGCGCTTGCCGCCGCCGTCATGGCCGCTGCCGTGGCCTGGCTGATTACCCGCACGCTGAAAAACCAGCTGGGAGGAGAACCACTCTACGCCACCCACGTTGCCCGGCAGGTGGCCGATGGCGATCTGGCCGTCGATATCGATATCAAGCCGAACGACCACAGCAGCCTGTTAGCCACCATGCGTCATATGAGCCATAACCTGGGCGATATCGTCGAGCAGGTGCGGCAGAGCAGCGAAGCCATCGCTTCCGGCTCCAGCCAAATCGCCGCAGGCAGCGAAAACCTGAGCCAGCGTACGGAAGAGCAGGCCGCCAGCCTGCAACAAACGGCTGCGTCAATGGAGCAGATGAGCCAGGCGATTCGTCAGAATGCGCATACCGTGCGTAGCGCCACTCAACTTGCCAGCCAGGCCAGCGAAACGGCGACCAAGGGCGGTGATGCCATCAGCGATATGGTCATTACGATGAAAGAGATCTCCACCAGTTCACACAAAATCCGCGACATCATCAGCGTTATTGATGGCATCGCCTTCCAGACCAATATTCTGGCGCTGAATGCGGCGGTCGAAGCCGCACGCGCGGGCGAGCAAGGCCGCGGTTTCGCCGTGGTGGCAGGGGAAGTACGCTCGCTGGCACAGCGCTCCGCCTCCGCCGCGAAAGAAATCGCAGTATTGATCAACACCAGCGTCGAAAAAGTGGAAGCGGGGAATCGTCTGGTTGAAGACACGGGCAGCACCATTGATGAGCTGGTGCGTCAGGCGCGCAGCGTGGCAGATTTAATCAGTGAAATCGGGACAACAACGCAGGAGCAGGAATCCGGTATTTCGCAAATTCATGATGCCGTGAACCAGCTCGATCAGGTCACCCAGCAGAACGCGACGCTGGTGGAAGAATCTGCCAATGCGGCAACCAGCTTGCGCGAACAGTCCTCTCATCTGGTTACGCTCATGAACCATTTCCACCTGCGCGGTACGCCAACCGTCCGCCCAGCGCCGATGGCGAAAAAAGCCCAACCAACTCGTTTGGCGCTTGCGCCGGTCGGCAACGCACAGGATAACTGGGAAAAATTCTAG
- a CDS encoding lysophospholipid acyltransferase family protein encodes MFSLDAILQDLVPHRHTPPWQKTVLRSLLFENEMQQFARRYPHLKGLDLVEQILDYFNFNCEMVEGDLENIPSQGPVVLVANHPIGSLDGLALLRTVASVRPDVRIVASQLLSYVAPLKNLFFSVDNFNNRTKRQQISAIQQHLEGDGAIIVFPAGEVSRASLQGIRDGHWHNGFIRMASKARAPVVPIHIGGRNSALFYLSSMVYRPLSTLLLVREMFGQRDQTLKLRIGARIPYASWSQGEWNANDLAARFRRHVYRLGQGKPGCFTGEKPIALAEDRVLLKRALSECETLGTTPDGKIVYLYRRGEEDYVPLLRELGRLREIAFRAVGEGSGQRRDLDSYDDDYLHLILWDDRELEIVGAYRFVSTASLIAEKGKSGLYSHSLFQYGDEMDPILASGIELGRSFIQPKYWGKRGLDYLWLGIGAYLARYPEHRYLFGPVSLSGTLPPHARDLLVAFYRLHFTPDQPLATSRRPYPASLPDVLKQFEGTDYQQDLTRLKSMLSNMGCAIPTLYKQYSELCEPGGVRFIDFGIDPDFNNCIDGLVLVDLKQLKESRYQRYIAPFVSDKAS; translated from the coding sequence ATGTTTAGCTTAGACGCCATTCTGCAAGATCTTGTCCCGCATCGCCATACGCCACCCTGGCAGAAAACGGTTTTGCGTTCTCTGCTATTTGAAAATGAAATGCAGCAATTTGCGCGGCGTTACCCGCATTTGAAGGGATTGGATCTGGTCGAACAGATTCTTGACTACTTCAACTTTAATTGTGAAATGGTCGAAGGGGATTTAGAAAATATCCCCAGTCAGGGACCGGTGGTGTTGGTTGCCAACCACCCCATTGGTTCACTGGACGGTCTGGCGCTATTGCGCACCGTCGCCAGCGTCAGGCCCGACGTCCGCATCGTCGCCAGCCAGCTACTCTCTTATGTCGCCCCGCTCAAAAATCTGTTTTTTTCCGTCGATAACTTCAATAACCGCACCAAACGCCAGCAAATCAGCGCCATCCAGCAGCATCTGGAAGGCGACGGCGCGATCATCGTCTTCCCCGCGGGTGAAGTTTCACGCGCCAGCCTGCAAGGTATTCGCGACGGTCACTGGCACAACGGTTTTATCCGCATGGCGAGCAAAGCCCGCGCGCCCGTGGTTCCGATTCATATCGGCGGACGCAACAGTGCGCTGTTCTATCTCTCTTCCATGGTTTATCGCCCACTCTCCACCCTCCTACTGGTGAGAGAAATGTTTGGTCAGCGCGACCAAACCCTCAAGCTGCGTATCGGTGCCAGAATTCCCTATGCGTCCTGGAGTCAGGGCGAATGGAACGCCAACGATCTGGCGGCTCGTTTCCGGCGTCACGTTTATCGACTAGGGCAAGGAAAGCCCGGCTGTTTTACCGGTGAAAAACCCATTGCGCTGGCCGAAGATCGCGTGCTGCTGAAGCGCGCGCTGTCAGAGTGTGAAACGCTGGGTACCACGCCGGATGGCAAGATTGTCTATCTGTATCGTCGCGGTGAAGAAGATTACGTGCCGCTGTTGCGCGAACTCGGACGCCTGCGCGAAATCGCCTTCCGGGCCGTGGGCGAAGGCTCCGGCCAACGCCGCGATCTGGACAGCTATGACGATGACTATCTGCACCTGATCCTGTGGGATGACCGAGAACTGGAGATTGTCGGTGCCTATCGCTTTGTCTCGACGGCCAGTTTGATCGCAGAAAAAGGAAAAAGCGGCCTCTACAGCCACAGTCTGTTCCAGTACGGCGACGAAATGGATCCGATACTGGCATCCGGCATTGAGCTGGGACGCAGTTTTATTCAGCCTAAATACTGGGGTAAACGCGGACTGGATTATCTCTGGCTGGGCATTGGTGCCTATCTGGCGCGCTATCCAGAACACCGCTACCTGTTCGGTCCGGTGTCGCTTTCCGGCACCTTGCCGCCGCATGCTCGTGATTTGCTGGTTGCGTTTTATCGCCTGCACTTCACGCCCGATCAGCCGCTGGCTACGTCGCGTCGCCCTTATCCGGCCTCGCTGCCTGACGTGCTGAAACAGTTTGAAGGAACGGACTACCAGCAAGATCTCACGCGGTTGAAAAGCATGCTCAGCAACATGGGTTGTGCGATCCCCACGCTCTACAAGCAGTATTCGGAGTTGTGTGAGCCGGGAGGCGTGCGGTTTATCGACTTCGGTATCGATCCCGATTTCAATAACTGCATCGACGGTCTGGTGCTGGTCGACCTGAAACAGCTGAAAGAATCACGCTATCAGCGCTATATCGCCCCTTTTGTCAGCGATAAAGCATCCTGA
- a CDS encoding TonB-dependent receptor yields MNARKNFTPPTGKTRFPIPSVLAVAVTAVLSGIAIPAQAATGERDDSTIVVEAKDAEAVQGLVAGGMSARSSSTGLLGKKDVMDTPFNVSNMTSSFIENKQAQTLGQVVAHDASVRVSSSQGGLLDSYYIRGFPLNEGNLSDIAMNGVYGVAPNYQLMTDYIERVEVLKGPSALLYGLSPNSSVGGVINAVTKRPTTVGNLTRLTTSWQSDSQLTQHADISRVYALDNNNLLGVRFNGNYGYGDTVWDGSDKRTQVGALGLDFSSERFRATLDLITQHLKTRAPSRPYSFAPGVTVPDAPDGNNNISQPWGFWHSKDQSVLLHTEYDLADNVTWFTDLGGSSAHVSRLSEQVPQVTNNNGDVSSAVGNYRFTTSRYTLATGVRADVETGSVTHKLSAQTSYYRDRQATGIGNGTAINSNIYNPVSSPAQNVAAPPSVYKRSSTALSGIALADTLGFWNDALQVTGGLRYQQIKSDNFVPGNSAPSSSYDKNAITPMVGVVVKPWQHVSLYANYIEGLSKGDIAPANASNPGQVLAPYKSKQYEAGVKVDALGTISTLSIFQITKPSGALVNGTGSEFVTANEQRNRGIELDVVGSPLEDLRLTGGVMLLDAELTKSVTPGAQGKRAPGTSRFQANAGVEYDLPFLRDLTLNANVTHNGKQNVNTINTQSIPSWTTVDFGARYKTRIYNAPTTFRADVLNAFDRNYWSGVTSFSTVSQGTPRTLMLSVAVDF; encoded by the coding sequence ATGAACGCCAGGAAGAACTTCACTCCACCTACCGGGAAGACTCGTTTTCCTATTCCCTCCGTGTTGGCCGTCGCCGTCACGGCTGTGCTAAGCGGCATCGCGATACCCGCGCAGGCGGCAACGGGCGAGCGCGATGATTCCACGATCGTGGTGGAAGCTAAAGACGCGGAAGCCGTGCAGGGGCTGGTCGCGGGCGGCATGTCGGCGCGGTCGTCCAGCACCGGGCTGCTGGGCAAAAAAGACGTGATGGATACGCCGTTTAACGTCAGCAACATGACCTCATCGTTTATTGAAAATAAACAGGCCCAGACGCTGGGGCAGGTGGTTGCGCATGACGCATCGGTGCGGGTGAGCAGTTCTCAGGGCGGTCTGCTGGATTCCTACTACATTCGCGGTTTTCCACTCAATGAAGGAAACCTGAGCGACATCGCCATGAACGGCGTCTACGGTGTTGCGCCCAACTACCAGCTGATGACTGACTACATCGAGCGGGTGGAAGTGCTGAAAGGGCCGTCGGCTCTGCTGTATGGGCTGTCGCCTAACAGCAGCGTGGGGGGCGTGATTAACGCCGTCACCAAACGCCCGACCACCGTCGGCAATCTGACCCGCCTCACGACCAGCTGGCAGTCTGATTCTCAACTCACACAGCATGCGGATATTTCCCGCGTCTATGCACTGGACAATAACAATCTGCTCGGCGTGCGTTTTAACGGCAATTACGGCTACGGCGACACGGTGTGGGATGGCAGCGACAAACGTACACAGGTCGGTGCGCTCGGGCTGGATTTCTCGTCAGAACGCTTCCGTGCCACGCTGGATCTCATCACTCAGCACCTGAAAACGCGTGCGCCATCGCGGCCCTATTCGTTTGCGCCTGGTGTGACTGTGCCTGACGCACCGGATGGCAATAACAATATTTCCCAGCCGTGGGGATTCTGGCATTCCAAAGACCAGTCGGTGCTGCTGCATACCGAATACGATCTGGCGGATAACGTCACCTGGTTTACCGATTTGGGCGGTTCCAGCGCACACGTAAGCCGACTGTCGGAGCAGGTGCCGCAGGTCACGAATAACAATGGCGATGTGAGTTCCGCCGTGGGGAATTATCGCTTTACTACCAGCCGCTACACGCTGGCGACCGGTGTTCGCGCGGATGTGGAAACGGGTTCGGTGACGCACAAGCTGTCGGCACAGACCAGCTACTATCGCGATCGTCAGGCGACCGGTATCGGCAACGGAACAGCAATTAACTCAAATATTTACAATCCGGTTTCTTCACCTGCCCAGAATGTCGCTGCACCGCCAAGCGTGTATAAACGCTCTTCCACTGCGCTGTCAGGTATCGCATTGGCGGATACGCTCGGCTTCTGGAACGATGCGCTGCAAGTCACGGGCGGGCTACGTTATCAACAGATCAAGTCGGATAACTTTGTTCCCGGCAATAGTGCGCCATCATCGTCCTACGACAAAAATGCGATAACGCCGATGGTGGGTGTCGTAGTTAAGCCCTGGCAGCACGTCTCACTCTATGCCAACTACATTGAGGGGCTGAGCAAAGGCGATATTGCGCCTGCGAATGCGAGTAATCCGGGTCAGGTGCTTGCGCCGTATAAGAGCAAGCAGTACGAAGCTGGGGTGAAAGTGGACGCGCTGGGGACGATCTCCACGCTGAGCATTTTCCAAATTACCAAGCCGAGCGGCGCACTGGTTAACGGTACGGGTAGTGAGTTCGTTACCGCTAACGAGCAGCGCAATCGGGGTATCGAGCTGGATGTGGTCGGTTCACCGCTGGAGGATCTGCGCCTGACCGGCGGCGTGATGCTGCTGGATGCCGAGCTGACCAAAAGCGTGACGCCGGGGGCGCAGGGCAAGCGCGCGCCGGGCACGTCGCGTTTTCAGGCGAATGCCGGAGTGGAATATGATCTGCCGTTCCTGCGCGATCTGACGCTGAACGCCAACGTTACTCATAACGGGAAGCAGAACGTCAACACCATCAATACCCAGTCAATTCCTTCCTGGACCACCGTTGATTTCGGCGCGCGTTACAAGACACGAATCTATAACGCGCCCACCACGTTCCGTGCCGATGTACTCAACGCCTTTGACCGCAATTACTGGTCTGGCGTGACATCGTTCAGCACGGTATCGCAAGGAACGCCGCGGACGCTGATGCTGTCCGTCGCGGTTGATTTCTAA
- a CDS encoding Y4yA family PLP-dependent enzyme, whose amino-acid sequence MSNLFSFAAVSSLPVAQAHWPERLTPYLDSEIEQFVFNSPQRLSWLVEQYGSPLNIVWPHTVANNIAALRTVLQRHDVDCRLYYGAKVNKSPGLVQAAVNAGVGVDVSSLQELKDALRAGCDGARLCATGPAKTREFLTALVHHRALIVLDSPEEFDEVLALADLLRVTEPVRVLLRYRPSFAQASRFGMLADEVARCLETLSTRQDALHLEGFHFHLGGYEPDTRVAAFAEVLPLLERARSKGLEPAIMDIGGGLPIQYLPASRYQDYLAQQNGADYRHGQVPTSFYPYGGERSAADYLEAFLSASIGQDRVADVLKQYGLILAIEPGRSLADQSAITVFRVTRTRRQPDGNHVVFVEGSSFSACETWFNSEFLIDPLHVFSVKKDTPLVPGKAWIAGHSCLDDDVITNRLIHFRTVPQPGDLLIYANTAGYQMDLLENAFHRHPLPARLCAFKGKKGELIFSSDN is encoded by the coding sequence ATGAGCAACCTGTTTAGCTTTGCCGCAGTGTCTTCCCTCCCTGTCGCGCAGGCCCACTGGCCTGAGAGACTGACGCCTTATCTGGATAGTGAGATTGAGCAGTTTGTTTTCAACTCGCCGCAAAGGTTGTCATGGTTGGTTGAGCAGTATGGGTCACCGCTGAATATTGTCTGGCCGCACACCGTGGCCAACAATATTGCGGCATTGCGGACAGTGTTGCAGCGTCACGACGTGGACTGCCGCCTGTACTACGGCGCGAAGGTGAACAAGTCGCCGGGTTTAGTTCAGGCGGCGGTTAACGCGGGCGTCGGCGTGGATGTTTCCAGCTTACAGGAGCTGAAAGATGCGCTGCGGGCAGGCTGTGACGGCGCGCGGCTGTGCGCCACAGGCCCGGCCAAAACGCGCGAGTTCCTGACGGCGCTGGTTCATCATCGCGCCCTTATCGTGCTGGATTCGCCGGAAGAGTTCGATGAGGTGCTCGCGCTGGCGGATTTGCTGCGCGTAACGGAGCCCGTGCGGGTTCTGCTGCGCTATCGCCCGTCGTTCGCTCAGGCCAGCCGGTTTGGCATGCTTGCTGATGAGGTCGCACGCTGTCTGGAAACGTTGAGTACCAGACAGGATGCACTTCATCTGGAAGGTTTCCATTTCCATCTAGGCGGCTATGAGCCCGATACCCGCGTGGCGGCATTCGCTGAGGTGCTGCCGTTGCTGGAGCGGGCAAGGTCAAAGGGATTAGAGCCCGCGATTATGGATATCGGCGGGGGATTGCCGATTCAATATCTTCCGGCTTCACGCTATCAGGATTATTTAGCGCAGCAGAATGGGGCGGATTACCGCCACGGTCAGGTACCGACCTCGTTTTACCCGTATGGCGGTGAGCGCTCGGCAGCTGACTATCTTGAGGCATTCCTGTCCGCCTCAATTGGACAGGATCGCGTAGCGGACGTGCTCAAGCAGTACGGCCTGATTCTGGCGATTGAGCCGGGACGCAGCCTCGCTGACCAAAGTGCGATTACCGTGTTTCGCGTCACGCGTACGCGCCGCCAGCCGGATGGCAACCACGTCGTGTTTGTGGAAGGCAGCAGCTTCAGTGCGTGCGAAACCTGGTTTAACTCTGAGTTTTTGATTGATCCTCTGCATGTTTTTTCCGTCAAAAAAGACACGCCTCTGGTGCCGGGCAAAGCCTGGATCGCCGGACACAGCTGTCTGGACGACGATGTCATTACGAACCGATTGATTCATTTTCGAACCGTGCCGCAGCCTGGCGACTTACTGATTTACGCGAATACGGCGGGATACCAGATGGACCTGCTGGAAAACGCGTTTCATCGGCATCCGCTGCCTGCGCGCCTGTGTGCGTTTAAAGGTAAGAAAGGTGAGCTGATTTTTTCCAGTGATAACTGA
- a CDS encoding IucA/IucC family protein, with amino-acid sequence MNIKADDVKHRDIHQDVDDFLSDYSNKNALRRLVRCFFAEGILNKNDLRFIKGNSREATLILQGGKGILKFDDISPAPANTYINNGNIYLIHSDGTSFPVTSHERLIDLLRDNFDFQPDESGISGLKKDVGNSIRNDTNARRYRCQWRAEVADAMQQDGQDAFTPWLRRQLSIRDAAMFLDQWGSLEGHPYYPTWKSRPGLSDQDVQQLSPEFNARVPLRITALRRDMAYVESMPHVDDFHAWFAQAFPALWQDWKQRLNQQGLDEKQWLPLPIHSWHLENWVKSHYADEIAEGILLTDGPDLITLPGMSFRTVLPVEPPSSPFIKLPVAIWMTSEMRSLQAKSIHMGPRISTIIAAILAQEGGFEQRLEFFREETAFHYKHAIHQDDAPGKHLSVVFRDARIYERTDGALPVTVATLFTALPHRNQPLFSELVTLSGLGPEAWFRQYVRAVTRPVIAIYLLYGIGLEAHQQNSQILFSLEGVAQGLLIRDFGDGRTYAPLLRQRGHHLQPYVWPGILPTVFEDDIEPVRMFVVDACFVSHLHELALALSAEYGFADARLWQVMKEETAAAFDAVKPRVDGELWQTERDMFLTQPWYTRSLLRMHIQEYRDYRIQHGLSNPFLTEGGETRIGS; translated from the coding sequence ATGAATATCAAGGCTGACGATGTTAAACACAGGGATATACATCAGGATGTAGATGATTTTCTCTCTGATTATTCAAATAAAAATGCGCTAAGGCGATTGGTTCGCTGCTTTTTCGCTGAAGGGATTTTGAATAAAAATGACCTGAGGTTTATTAAGGGTAATTCCAGAGAAGCAACGCTAATTTTGCAGGGTGGCAAAGGTATATTGAAATTTGATGATATTTCCCCCGCACCAGCAAACACCTATATTAATAATGGAAATATTTATCTCATTCATTCAGATGGGACGTCTTTTCCCGTCACCAGCCACGAGCGATTGATTGATTTACTTCGCGACAATTTCGATTTTCAGCCTGACGAGAGCGGCATCAGTGGCCTGAAAAAAGACGTCGGTAACAGCATTCGTAATGATACCAACGCCCGGCGCTATCGGTGCCAGTGGCGTGCTGAAGTGGCTGATGCCATGCAGCAAGATGGGCAGGACGCTTTCACGCCGTGGCTGCGTCGGCAGCTAAGCATTCGCGATGCCGCCATGTTTCTCGACCAGTGGGGATCGCTGGAAGGCCACCCTTATTATCCGACCTGGAAATCCCGCCCCGGCCTGAGTGACCAAGACGTCCAGCAGCTGTCACCCGAATTTAACGCCCGCGTGCCGCTGCGTATTACCGCACTGCGCCGCGACATGGCGTATGTAGAATCCATGCCGCACGTCGATGATTTTCATGCGTGGTTTGCTCAGGCATTCCCCGCGCTCTGGCAGGACTGGAAGCAGCGCCTGAATCAACAAGGGCTGGATGAGAAGCAGTGGCTCCCGCTGCCCATTCACAGCTGGCATCTGGAAAACTGGGTGAAATCCCACTACGCGGATGAAATTGCCGAAGGGATTCTGCTTACCGATGGCCCCGATCTCATCACGCTGCCGGGTATGTCGTTCCGTACCGTTTTGCCCGTTGAACCACCTTCTTCCCCTTTCATCAAACTGCCCGTCGCCATCTGGATGACCAGCGAAATGCGCAGCCTACAGGCGAAATCCATCCACATGGGGCCACGTATCAGCACCATTATCGCAGCGATTCTGGCGCAGGAAGGTGGGTTTGAGCAGCGGCTGGAGTTTTTCCGCGAAGAGACGGCGTTCCACTACAAGCACGCGATTCATCAGGATGACGCGCCGGGAAAACACCTCTCCGTCGTGTTCCGCGATGCTCGAATTTATGAACGCACCGACGGCGCGCTGCCCGTGACCGTCGCGACGCTGTTTACGGCGCTGCCTCACCGCAACCAGCCGCTGTTCTCCGAGCTGGTGACGCTGTCCGGGCTTGGCCCCGAAGCGTGGTTCCGTCAATACGTCCGCGCTGTAACCCGACCTGTTATCGCTATCTATCTGCTGTATGGCATCGGGCTGGAAGCGCATCAGCAGAACAGCCAGATCCTCTTTTCACTGGAAGGTGTCGCGCAGGGATTATTAATCCGTGATTTCGGCGACGGGCGCACCTATGCACCGCTGCTGCGTCAGCGTGGTCATCATCTGCAACCCTACGTCTGGCCCGGCATTCTGCCCACGGTATTTGAAGACGACATCGAGCCGGTGCGGATGTTTGTCGTCGATGCCTGCTTTGTCAGCCACCTGCACGAACTGGCGCTGGCGCTCAGCGCGGAATACGGCTTTGCCGATGCCCGGCTGTGGCAGGTGATGAAAGAAGAAACTGCCGCGGCGTTTGACGCGGTGAAGCCGCGCGTTGATGGCGAGCTGTGGCAGACCGAACGCGACATGTTTTTGACCCAGCCCTGGTATACGCGTTCGCTGCTGCGCATGCACATCCAGGAATATCGCGACTACCGGATTCAGCACGGTCTGAGCAATCCCTTCCTCACGGAAGGGGGAGAAACCCGCATCGGATCGTGA
- the greB gene encoding transcription elongation factor GreB → MKTNLITREGYDKLRAEHEHLWNVKRPEITKIVSWAASLGDRSENADYTYNKRLLRQIDRRVRYLRKCLTELKIVDYSPQQDGSVFFGAWVEIENEQGETKRLRIVGPDEIYGDNKDYISIDSPMARAMLKKAVDEEFTVNTPDGPREWFVNSIEYVK, encoded by the coding sequence TTGAAAACCAATCTGATTACCCGCGAGGGGTATGACAAACTGCGTGCAGAGCATGAGCATCTCTGGAATGTAAAGCGCCCTGAAATTACGAAAATTGTCTCCTGGGCAGCTAGTCTGGGGGATCGCTCAGAAAATGCGGACTACACCTATAACAAGCGTTTATTGCGCCAGATCGATCGTCGTGTGCGCTACCTGAGAAAATGCCTGACGGAATTGAAAATCGTTGATTACTCGCCGCAGCAGGATGGCAGCGTATTTTTTGGCGCCTGGGTTGAGATCGAGAATGAACAAGGGGAGACGAAGCGTTTGCGGATTGTCGGCCCGGACGAGATCTACGGCGACAATAAAGACTATATTTCGATCGATTCCCCGATGGCGCGCGCCATGCTGAAAAAAGCGGTTGATGAGGAATTCACCGTGAATACGCCAGACGGCCCGCGTGAGTGGTTCGTCAATTCGATTGAGTACGTTAAGTAA